In Symmachiella dynata, the following are encoded in one genomic region:
- a CDS encoding EF-hand domain-containing protein, producing MRFAWGVVIVLVVSCTASPCLAQRGGPSPERFFRMLDNDGDGTIRGSEWDRIPRLRGMLEDMEIDPERGVKLEEFESLSGEMMQRMRDQGGFRGRGRRGDRDGDEGRDRGYSRGRSGESDSDGDRRDYGRRGRSRFDRSSRDSDSNDEEDRDSGRRGFGRRRSDGGDSSDDNRRSRGSRRQERQDRNATNRSSSNQRNSGDEPRPRVTLSLPAEYASRDQNRDGQLGLYEWPQTDFSAFARLDHNGDGFLTPRELQRSDRPTSNPSVVSVAAPPARPSRTVAKPASASSSDQDGSKYQKSAEYAFRALDRDKDGVVAVEEWKRSRSTRPLFEKGGVDISQTMSREDFIANYIRLRSQ from the coding sequence ATGCGCTTTGCCTGGGGAGTGGTGATCGTCCTCGTCGTCTCTTGTACGGCCAGCCCGTGCCTCGCACAACGTGGCGGGCCTTCGCCTGAACGATTCTTTCGTATGCTCGACAACGATGGAGACGGCACGATTCGTGGCAGCGAATGGGATCGCATACCGCGGCTGCGGGGCATGCTGGAAGATATGGAGATCGACCCCGAACGCGGCGTGAAACTGGAGGAATTTGAAAGCCTCTCCGGCGAAATGATGCAACGTATGCGCGACCAGGGAGGTTTTCGTGGTCGCGGTCGGCGTGGGGACCGTGATGGCGACGAGGGACGCGATCGTGGCTATTCCCGAGGACGCTCGGGAGAATCAGATTCGGACGGAGACAGACGCGACTATGGACGTCGCGGAAGATCGCGTTTTGATCGGTCGTCGCGTGATAGCGATTCGAATGACGAGGAGGACAGGGACTCGGGACGACGTGGTTTTGGTCGCCGTCGCTCAGACGGCGGCGATTCCAGCGATGACAACAGACGCTCGCGAGGCTCTCGACGTCAGGAAAGACAAGACCGTAACGCAACGAATCGCAGTAGCAGCAATCAGCGCAATTCCGGGGACGAACCAAGACCGCGTGTGACCCTGTCGCTTCCAGCCGAGTATGCCTCCCGAGACCAAAACCGCGACGGTCAACTCGGTTTGTATGAATGGCCGCAAACGGATTTTTCGGCATTCGCCCGCTTAGATCACAATGGCGACGGATTTTTAACGCCGCGGGAATTGCAACGGTCTGACCGGCCAACCAGCAATCCCTCTGTCGTGAGCGTCGCCGCTCCACCGGCCCGCCCAAGCCGCACCGTAGCAAAGCCAGCTAGCGCATCGAGTTCGGACCAAGATGGTTCGAAATACCAAAAGTCAGCAGAATATGCGTTCCGCGCGCTGGATCGCGACAAGGATGGTGTGGTCGCGGTCGAGGAATGGAAACGGAGCCGATCCACACGGCCGCTGTTTGAGAAGGGGGGCGTGGACATTTCGCAAACCATGTCCCGCGAAGACTTTATCGCAAATTACATCCGTTTGCGTTCTCAGTAA